The nucleotide window TAACAGCACTGAATGTATCTGATGAATCCATCCATAGTGATAGCACAAGGAACCAACATGGCTCTAAGTCTGTTCGTTCTTTCGCTGTGATGTGGGGTGGTCAGGCGGTTTCTCTGTTTGGCAGCAGACTTGTACGATTCGCCGTCATATGGTGGCTAACTCTTGCTACAGGCTCCGCCACCGTCTTGGCAACTGCAACAATAGCGTTCATGCTGCCACAAATCCTAGCGGGACCATTTGCGGGTTCCTATGTTGACCGCTGGAACCGAAAGCGTGTGATGATGGCAGCCGATTCTCTTATTACTGTAGCAGTAGGAGTACTTGCCTTTTTGTTCTACTTAGGCATCCAACAAATCTGGCACATATACCTGATAATGCTGGCAACATCTCTAATGGCATCTTTTCATTGGCCAGCAATGCAGGCCTCAACTACATTGCTCGTGCCTGAAGAGCACTACTCACGGGTGGGAGGACTCAACCAATCATTACAGGGTGCTGTGAACATCATTGCACCTCCAGTTGGTGCAGTACTCTATGCGTTATTCCCGATTGAGAGCATTCTTCTCATCGATATTGTAACTGCGTTCATTGCTGTAGCATCGGTGGGCCTAATCTATATACCCCAACCCGAGGACCAGCCTGATTCCAAGGACCAGTCTCCGTTGAGTGATATGGCTGAAGGAATCCGATTTCTTCGTGGGTGGCCCGGTGCTTTACTGTTGATTGCTTTTGCTATGATTCTGAATCTCATAGCTACTCCAGCATTCTCTTTGCTTCCTCTCCTTGCAACGAATCATTTTGCCGGCGATGCAACAACTCTGGCCATTATGCAGTCAGCAAACGCCTTTGGGATGGTTGCCGGTGGGGCTATTATGGCCATGTGGGGAGGATCCAAGAATAGAACAAGAACTGCCATGAGTGCATTAGTTATTCAAGGAATTGCCCTTTTCCTCATTGGTCTAGTTCCAGGTGGACTTTACGAGCTAGCGGTGATACTTCTCCTCATTGCAGGCCTGACGAGCCCGATATTCAATGGTTCTGTGATAGCGGTTATGCAGGCTACCATACCCCCTAAGATGCAGGGAAGAGTATTTTCGTTGATTCTTAGCGGAGCCAGTGCTATGTCACCCATTGGTCTTGCAGTCGCAGGTCCGGTAGCAGACGCTTTTGGTGTGCCAATCTGGTTTGTTGTTTCTGGGCTCGTTACAGCAATCCTAAGCACAGCAGCTTTCTTTGTTCCCGCAATAATGCATTTGGAGCGAAGAGAAGAAGAAAGCACAGAGATTGAACATGAAACTGAGGAGTTGGACGAGTCTCAAATCACAAATCAAATGCATGAACAGATTTCCACAAACAATGATGTCTCAGACAAGAGTGAAGTGGAAAATGACCTCTAGGAATCTCAAATTCCTAGCTGGATCTGGAAAGCCCAGTTTCAGCAGTTAGTGGGCATTCATTCGGTTAGGATATTCGGATAATGAACTCCGCCATCCGTTGTAACGCCAATTCCACAATCTCTCCACCTTTCTCCATAGTCGCCTTGGTCGATAAGCCGACTACGCCTGAATCTGTGAAGTCCTTCATAGTAAATGCTGAAGACACAGTTGGAGCTTTCTTTCGCATATCAGGCTCAATGTAGCCTGGCACAGGTTTCTTGCCAGGTTCGTCAACTCGCTTCTCAGCCAAGACTCGCTGTCCAAGATACCAAGATACTGATGTCTCCATATCACATGCGTGGAATATCGGCCCTTCAACGATATCAGGTACCTTATCCATAACCTGACTCCACCAGTTCATGCTGTACACCCTTGCTTCTATTTCGTCATGCAGCATATGAAGCGCATTTTGGATGGCGGTCTCGTTTCCACCATGTCCATTCAGCAGAACGATGTTCTCAAATCCATGATGAGCAAGGGACTCGCACACATCGACAATCACACTTGCTAGGGTCGATTTCTTCAGGGTAACGGTGCCTTTGAATCCCATGTGATGCTGAGATTGTCCAAAGGCTATCGTTGGCGTTACGACCAGTTTGATCTCTTCCCAGACGCGTTCAGCCAATCTATAGGCGAACTGAGTTGCAACGAAATGATCGTTGTCAACCGGAAGCGCAGGCCCATGCTGTTCCGTGGATCCGACTGGAACTACAACAGTCGTGCATTCATTCAAGCGCTCTTCTACTTCAGGCCATGTCATTTTCGAGAGCAGATACTTTTTCTCCATAATCCATCCCTTGCTCTCAAGATACAACGGTCCTTGATACATACTTCGGAATATGACCCAGTACCAAGAACAACTGTTTCTCACCGAAATTATATAAGGAAATTATTCGTGTTATAATAAACAACCTGTCTAAACAAAGTACTCGGGAGTTTCGTAAATGCAAGTCGAAAGCACTAGTGGCAAGTTCATACGTACAGAGTCTTTTGAGGTTGAAAACGAGAAGTTTGAAGAAATTCGAATCGATGATAGAAGAATCCTCGCCTCAGGGGAGGAGACCAGACTTGGTCTGTTGATATCGTCCATAGATGGTTCATGGATGAGAAAGTGGCGTCGCTTCGGTGACCAAGTTCTTGGCCTTGGGCTTCTTATCATGTTTTTT belongs to Candidatus Lokiarchaeota archaeon and includes:
- a CDS encoding MFS transporter — translated: TALNVSDESIHSDSTRNQHGSKSVRSFAVMWGGQAVSLFGSRLVRFAVIWWLTLATGSATVLATATIAFMLPQILAGPFAGSYVDRWNRKRVMMAADSLITVAVGVLAFLFYLGIQQIWHIYLIMLATSLMASFHWPAMQASTTLLVPEEHYSRVGGLNQSLQGAVNIIAPPVGAVLYALFPIESILLIDIVTAFIAVASVGLIYIPQPEDQPDSKDQSPLSDMAEGIRFLRGWPGALLLIAFAMILNLIATPAFSLLPLLATNHFAGDATTLAIMQSANAFGMVAGGAIMAMWGGSKNRTRTAMSALVIQGIALFLIGLVPGGLYELAVILLLIAGLTSPIFNGSVIAVMQATIPPKMQGRVFSLILSGASAMSPIGLAVAGPVADAFGVPIWFVVSGLVTAILSTAAFFVPAIMHLERREEESTEIEHETEELDESQITNQMHEQISTNNDVSDKSEVENDL